The Vibrio tubiashii ATCC 19109 genome has a segment encoding these proteins:
- the hisS gene encoding histidine--tRNA ligase: MAKKIQAIRGMNDCLPTQSPLWQKLENTVKNVISAYGYNEVRMPIVEMTHLFSRAIGEVTDVVEKEMYTFEDRNGDSLTLRPEGTAGCVRSCIENSLINRDEQRLWYMGPMFRHERPQKGRYRQFHQCGVEVFGLDGPDVDAELIMMTARLWRELGIDKHVRLELNSIGSLEDRANYRTALIAFLEQHIDILDDDCKRRMHTNPLRVLDTKNPDVQAILGDAPRLSDYLGEESKQHFAGLCELLDAAGIEYTVNERLVRGLDYYNRTVFEWITESLGAQGTVCGGGRYDGLVEQLGGKATPAVGFAMGLERLVLMLETLELTEVRRSVDVYMVTAGEGTMLAGMKLAESLREQVPGLRVMSHFGGGNFKKQFKRADKVGAAVALVLGENEVADNTVVLKDLIGGTQDTLSQADVIAKLAELV; encoded by the coding sequence GTGGCAAAGAAAATCCAAGCAATTCGAGGCATGAACGACTGCCTTCCAACTCAATCACCACTGTGGCAGAAACTTGAGAACACAGTGAAGAACGTAATCAGCGCCTACGGTTACAACGAAGTGCGCATGCCAATCGTTGAGATGACTCATCTATTCAGTCGCGCTATCGGTGAAGTGACCGACGTGGTTGAAAAAGAGATGTACACATTTGAAGACCGTAACGGCGACAGCTTAACCCTTCGTCCAGAAGGCACGGCTGGCTGTGTACGTTCTTGTATTGAAAACAGCCTTATCAACCGTGATGAGCAGCGCCTATGGTACATGGGTCCAATGTTCCGTCACGAGCGTCCGCAAAAAGGTCGTTACCGTCAATTCCACCAATGTGGTGTTGAGGTATTTGGTCTAGACGGCCCAGATGTTGATGCAGAACTTATCATGATGACAGCTCGTCTATGGCGTGAGCTTGGTATTGATAAGCACGTTCGTCTAGAGCTGAACTCAATTGGTTCACTGGAAGACCGTGCGAATTACCGTACTGCACTGATTGCCTTCCTAGAGCAGCACATTGATATTCTGGATGATGATTGTAAACGTCGTATGCACACTAACCCGCTGCGTGTACTGGATACTAAGAACCCAGATGTACAAGCGATTCTAGGTGATGCACCGCGTTTATCTGATTACCTTGGCGAAGAGTCAAAGCAACATTTTGCAGGTCTTTGTGAACTTCTTGACGCGGCAGGTATCGAATACACAGTTAACGAGCGTTTAGTTCGTGGTCTGGATTACTACAACCGTACTGTATTTGAGTGGATTACTGAAAGCTTAGGTGCTCAAGGCACTGTATGTGGTGGTGGTCGTTACGATGGTCTAGTCGAACAGCTAGGCGGTAAAGCAACACCAGCAGTGGGCTTTGCTATGGGTCTTGAGCGTCTGGTTCTTATGCTAGAAACTCTAGAGCTAACAGAAGTTCGTCGTAGTGTTGATGTTTACATGGTAACGGCAGGCGAAGGCACAATGCTAGCGGGTATGAAGCTAGCAGAGTCACTACGTGAACAAGTCCCTGGACTACGTGTTATGAGCCACTTCGGTGGTGGTAACTTTAAGAAGCAGTTCAAGCGCGCAGACAAAGTAGGCGCAGCTGTGGCTCTAGTACTTGGTGAAAACGAAGTCGCTGACAATACAGTGGTACTAAAAGATCTGATTGGCGGTACTCAAGATACACTGAGCCAAGCAGATGTCATCGCTAAGCTAGCAGAGCTCGTTTAA
- a CDS encoding YfgM family protein: protein MELYDTEEQQVEAIKDWWKENGKAVILGAVVGLGGLFGWRYYQDSVTAAQEAASESYTKAVQALAEKGASAEGDIQAFIDANKETEYSVLAALQLAKVQVEAGNLDEALAQLEWAKSATKDAAVSAVLDYRLARVKAEQGEFDAAVAQLANITDESWAGRVAELKGDILLRKGDAQAAYAAYTEAQQSGDASQTLQMKLDDLAK from the coding sequence GTGGAACTCTACGATACTGAAGAACAACAAGTAGAAGCGATCAAAGATTGGTGGAAAGAGAACGGCAAAGCAGTCATTTTAGGTGCTGTTGTTGGTCTAGGCGGTCTGTTTGGCTGGCGTTATTACCAAGATTCAGTGACCGCGGCTCAAGAAGCAGCGTCTGAAAGCTACACTAAAGCGGTTCAAGCACTCGCTGAAAAAGGCGCATCTGCAGAAGGCGATATTCAAGCTTTCATCGATGCAAACAAAGAAACTGAATACTCAGTGTTAGCCGCGCTGCAATTGGCAAAAGTCCAAGTTGAAGCTGGTAACCTTGATGAAGCTTTGGCTCAACTAGAGTGGGCGAAGTCAGCAACGAAAGATGCAGCGGTTTCTGCGGTACTTGATTACCGTTTGGCACGTGTTAAAGCAGAGCAAGGCGAATTTGATGCAGCTGTTGCTCAGCTGGCTAACATTACAGACGAAAGCTGGGCTGGTCGTGTTGCCGAGCTAAAAGGTGACATCCTACTGCGTAAAGGTGATGCACAAGCGGCGTATGCAGCATACACGGAAGCACAGCAGTCAGGTGATGCGAGCCAGACTCTACAGATGAAACTGGATGATCTAGCCAAGTAA
- the bamB gene encoding outer membrane protein assembly factor BamB yields the protein MKNMLKKALTTAVFVGVLAGCAGEEDTIIMSPVPQVDSEFTPSSQWSTSVGNGVGQYYSKLTPEYAYGKVFVASRDGVVKALDPENGKTLWETEIEADVSARLAGGITAGYSQIFIGSENGQVIAFNEETGEVNWQVDVDGEVLTAPATDSNYVIVHTNSGMLVALDQETGETKWTISTEVPNLTLRGNSTPVTASGGVFWGTANGRLAAAIVERGQLIWQQPIGMPQGATEIDRLVDVDAAPLILGSSLYIVGYNGQLTAIDLRSGKPAWKRSYSSATDLASDGSRLYLVTEKDHLVAVDARSGTELWTNDQLEHRLLTAPVMIDEYVVVGDSEGYLYWIDRSSGEFVSMQQVNTTGFAVAPIAVPGGYVLTTRNGDVKKLTINE from the coding sequence ATGAAGAATATGCTGAAAAAAGCACTCACAACGGCGGTGTTCGTTGGTGTTCTTGCGGGCTGTGCCGGCGAAGAAGATACCATCATTATGTCACCTGTACCGCAAGTTGACAGTGAGTTCACTCCGTCAAGCCAATGGAGCACTTCTGTCGGTAATGGTGTTGGTCAATACTACTCTAAGCTGACTCCTGAGTACGCTTATGGCAAAGTTTTTGTCGCAAGCCGTGACGGTGTCGTTAAAGCTTTGGATCCTGAAAATGGTAAAACCTTATGGGAAACCGAGATTGAAGCGGATGTCTCTGCTCGTCTAGCTGGTGGCATTACCGCAGGTTACAGCCAAATCTTTATTGGTAGTGAAAACGGTCAAGTGATCGCCTTCAATGAAGAAACAGGTGAAGTTAATTGGCAAGTCGACGTAGACGGCGAAGTACTAACAGCGCCAGCAACGGACAGTAACTACGTTATCGTTCACACCAACAGCGGTATGTTAGTGGCGCTAGACCAAGAAACGGGTGAAACCAAGTGGACCATCAGTACTGAAGTTCCAAACCTAACTTTGCGTGGTAATAGTACTCCAGTAACCGCTTCTGGTGGTGTTTTCTGGGGTACGGCAAACGGCCGACTCGCAGCCGCGATTGTTGAACGTGGACAGCTCATTTGGCAACAACCAATCGGTATGCCACAAGGCGCCACTGAGATTGATCGCCTAGTTGATGTCGATGCCGCACCGCTGATTTTGGGTAGCTCACTATACATCGTAGGTTACAACGGGCAGCTAACAGCAATTGACTTGCGTTCTGGCAAACCAGCTTGGAAGCGCAGCTATTCTTCAGCAACAGACCTAGCGAGCGACGGCAGTCGTCTGTACTTAGTGACAGAAAAAGATCATCTTGTCGCTGTAGATGCTCGCAGTGGTACTGAGCTGTGGACTAATGACCAGCTAGAACACCGACTACTAACTGCTCCTGTAATGATTGATGAGTACGTTGTGGTAGGTGATAGCGAAGGCTATTTGTACTGGATCGATCGCAGTAGTGGCGAATTTGTTTCAATGCAGCAAGTAAATACCACAGGTTTTGCTGTGGCACCGATTGCAGTGCCGGGTGGTTACGTGCTGACGACTCGCAATGGCGATGTAAAGAAACTGACGATCAACGAGTAA
- the der gene encoding ribosome biogenesis GTPase Der gives MVPVVALVGRPNVGKSTLFNRLTRTRDALVADFPGLTRDRKYGQAKLGEHEFIVIDTGGIDGTEEGVETKMAEQSLAAIDEADVVLFMVDGRAGLTPSDIAISNHLRKIEKPSMLVVNKVDGIDADAASADFWQLGVENMYQIAAAHGRGVGALIDRALNPFAEKMAEEAQGEIEDLTEFVDEEEEKLDYTEEEAEEEFKRLQDQPIKLAIIGRPNVGKSTLTNRILGEERVVVYDMPGTTRDSIYIPMERDGREYVLIDTAGVRRRKRINETVEKFSVVKTLKAVEDANVVLLVIDARENISDQDLSLLGFALNAGRSIVLAVNKWDGLDMDVKEHVKKELDRRLGFVDFARIHFISALHGTGVGHLFESVQEAYKSATTRVGTSVLTRIMKMATDDHQPPLVRGRRVKLKYAHAGGYNPPIVVIHGNQVNELPDSYKRYLMNYYRKSLEIMGTPIRIQFQSSDNPFEGKSNKMTMSQERKRKRLMSMMKNRKK, from the coding sequence ATGGTACCTGTTGTTGCTCTGGTAGGGCGTCCAAACGTTGGTAAATCAACGTTATTTAACCGATTGACTCGTACTCGCGACGCATTGGTTGCGGATTTCCCTGGCTTAACTCGTGACCGTAAATATGGCCAAGCGAAGCTTGGTGAGCATGAATTTATCGTGATTGATACCGGCGGTATCGATGGCACGGAAGAAGGTGTTGAAACCAAAATGGCTGAGCAGTCATTGGCAGCGATTGACGAAGCTGATGTCGTGCTGTTTATGGTTGATGGACGCGCAGGTCTGACGCCATCTGATATTGCGATTTCTAATCACCTACGCAAAATTGAAAAACCTTCAATGCTTGTTGTGAACAAGGTTGATGGTATCGATGCTGATGCCGCATCGGCTGACTTCTGGCAGTTAGGTGTTGAAAACATGTACCAGATTGCTGCTGCTCACGGCCGTGGTGTAGGCGCATTGATCGATCGAGCTCTGAATCCGTTTGCTGAAAAAATGGCGGAAGAAGCGCAAGGTGAAATCGAAGACTTAACTGAATTCGTTGACGAAGAAGAAGAGAAACTCGACTACACCGAAGAAGAAGCGGAAGAAGAGTTCAAACGTCTACAAGATCAGCCGATCAAACTGGCGATTATTGGTCGTCCTAACGTAGGTAAATCTACCCTGACTAACCGTATTCTCGGTGAAGAGCGCGTGGTGGTTTACGATATGCCAGGCACGACGCGTGACTCTATCTACATTCCTATGGAACGTGATGGTCGTGAATACGTTCTTATCGATACAGCGGGTGTACGTCGTCGTAAGCGTATCAACGAAACCGTTGAAAAATTCTCTGTAGTTAAAACGTTGAAGGCAGTTGAAGACGCTAACGTTGTTCTACTGGTTATTGACGCTCGTGAAAACATCTCAGACCAAGATCTAAGTCTACTTGGCTTTGCACTTAACGCTGGTCGCTCAATTGTGCTTGCAGTGAACAAGTGGGACGGTCTGGATATGGACGTGAAAGAGCACGTTAAGAAAGAACTTGATCGTCGCTTAGGTTTCGTCGACTTTGCTCGCATCCATTTTATCTCTGCACTTCACGGTACAGGTGTTGGTCACTTATTTGAGTCTGTTCAAGAGGCATACAAATCAGCGACAACTCGCGTAGGGACTTCTGTGCTGACGCGTATCATGAAAATGGCTACTGACGATCACCAACCGCCACTAGTGCGCGGTCGTCGTGTTAAACTCAAATACGCGCACGCTGGTGGATACAACCCACCGATCGTTGTGATTCACGGTAACCAAGTAAATGAGCTACCAGATTCGTACAAACGTTATCTGATGAACTACTACCGTAAGTCATTGGAAATCATGGGTACACCGATTCGTATCCAGTTCCAAAGCAGCGATAACCCATTTGAGGGTAAATCGAACAAAATGACTATGTCTCAAGAGCGTAAACGTAAACGCCTAATGAGCATGATGAAAAATCGTAAGAAGTAA
- a CDS encoding alanyl-tRNA editing protein, protein MHITPTITQFCHQTWQLEASIQLTKLTEEHFYVVTDTTPFHPVSHIWPDHPADKGTLNGYIVQDCQVGAVDTESGELYVGQAIPVKRDEAGWVFVTVHCLSADCSDLTLGQSVSLSVDKEYQLSLSRGHSAGHLSYLALNKVLTKQGYWRKDADRKDPHGNYDFNSYAQVTSFVTPDKCLDTYRLGKTLRKRGLNSADVLSDLSQIEQQVNEQLINWLELNSDIKVECDGEALTDSRYWQCDLKESAMAVIPCGGTHASSLAEYLAIEVSLLHVDEQNIEMHTNVKPA, encoded by the coding sequence ATGCACATTACACCCACCATTACACAATTCTGTCATCAGACTTGGCAGCTAGAAGCGAGCATTCAACTGACCAAGTTAACCGAAGAACATTTCTATGTAGTAACCGATACCACGCCTTTTCACCCTGTAAGCCATATTTGGCCTGATCATCCAGCAGATAAAGGCACACTGAATGGCTACATAGTACAAGATTGCCAAGTCGGCGCTGTCGATACTGAAAGCGGTGAACTCTATGTTGGACAGGCGATTCCGGTTAAACGTGATGAAGCTGGATGGGTGTTTGTCACCGTGCATTGTTTATCAGCAGATTGTTCTGATTTAACTCTAGGGCAGAGCGTGAGCCTATCTGTCGATAAAGAGTACCAACTGTCACTCAGTCGAGGTCATAGTGCAGGTCACTTATCCTATCTTGCATTAAATAAGGTTCTGACCAAACAAGGCTATTGGCGTAAAGATGCTGATCGTAAAGACCCTCATGGAAACTATGATTTTAATAGCTATGCGCAAGTGACCAGTTTTGTCACCCCAGATAAGTGCTTAGATACCTATCGTTTAGGAAAAACGCTGCGTAAACGAGGTTTAAATAGCGCTGATGTACTTTCAGATTTAAGTCAAATCGAGCAGCAAGTTAATGAGCAATTGATCAACTGGCTTGAGCTCAATTCTGACATCAAAGTTGAGTGTGATGGTGAGGCTTTAACCGATTCTCGATACTGGCAATGTGACTTGAAAGAATCCGCAATGGCAGTCATTCCGTGCGGTGGCACCCATGCTAGTTCATTGGCAGAATATCTCGCTATTGAGGTGAGTTTACTTCATGTTGATGAGCAAAATATTGAAATGCACACCAATGTAAAACCGGCTTAA
- a CDS encoding sensor domain-containing diguanylate cyclase: MSHLELLTAHREVNKLLAKLALGMGKEELNRRVVDLSESWFGERRASILRLEPNTAKLYLEYAPSLPKLYNDAIEGVEIGANVGSCGAAAYLKQTVVVEDINLHPNWAPFLSITAQANLRACWSVPILSSEDTAMGTFAIYSSTPSAPAAHELEVLEMLASLYAVAWEKYQLEEQLYYHARYDSLTKCLNRSALLDQVADCLNTDLQYVSCFFADIDQFKLINDRFGHEVGDKVLSTVGMLLNQTFKGCSLKGRYGGDEFVVFSFSNSREVFTELEEMFNQQLKSVSPIEGLTIKVSVGKAVCEVSRVTSLQSLIKLADQQMYKVKHQRRHDKDQGKLTAEY, from the coding sequence ATGAGTCACCTTGAACTTCTCACAGCTCACAGAGAAGTAAATAAGCTGCTCGCAAAATTAGCCTTGGGAATGGGAAAAGAAGAGCTCAATCGAAGAGTTGTCGATCTTTCTGAAAGCTGGTTTGGCGAGCGCAGAGCATCCATTCTTCGTTTAGAACCAAACACTGCGAAATTATATTTAGAGTATGCCCCTAGTTTGCCAAAGTTGTATAACGACGCAATAGAAGGGGTTGAAATAGGGGCTAATGTTGGCTCTTGTGGTGCAGCCGCATATCTAAAGCAGACAGTGGTCGTCGAGGATATCAACCTTCACCCTAATTGGGCTCCATTTCTCTCAATAACGGCTCAAGCCAATTTGAGAGCTTGCTGGTCGGTGCCTATCTTATCAAGCGAAGACACCGCAATGGGGACATTCGCAATCTATAGCTCGACGCCATCTGCTCCCGCGGCTCATGAGCTCGAAGTACTTGAGATGTTAGCCTCATTGTATGCTGTTGCTTGGGAAAAGTATCAGCTTGAAGAGCAGCTGTATTATCATGCGAGGTATGATTCGCTAACCAAGTGCTTAAATCGTTCTGCATTACTAGACCAAGTTGCTGACTGTTTGAACACCGACCTTCAGTATGTTTCATGCTTCTTTGCCGACATAGACCAGTTTAAGTTGATTAATGATCGTTTCGGGCATGAAGTTGGTGACAAAGTACTGTCTACAGTGGGAATGCTGCTAAACCAAACCTTTAAAGGTTGCAGTCTAAAAGGTCGTTATGGCGGTGACGAGTTTGTCGTGTTCTCTTTCTCCAATAGTAGAGAAGTGTTCACCGAACTTGAGGAAATGTTTAATCAGCAGCTGAAGAGTGTCTCCCCAATAGAAGGTTTAACGATCAAAGTGAGTGTGGGTAAGGCTGTGTGCGAAGTAAGCCGAGTGACATCACTTCAAAGCTTAATAAAGCTAGCTGATCAGCAGATGTATAAGGTCAAACACCAGCGCAGGCATGACAAAGATCAAGGCAAACTTACCGCAGAATATTAA
- a CDS encoding zinc ribbon domain-containing protein, producing the protein MNDNICPVCEDELEWTGKYHCSACDESYIKVGFCPDCEAELEKLQACGAANYFCNNCNELKSKSRVRFEFQPS; encoded by the coding sequence ATGAACGATAACATTTGCCCTGTATGCGAAGACGAACTCGAGTGGACAGGCAAATACCACTGTTCTGCTTGTGATGAGAGTTATATTAAGGTGGGCTTTTGCCCTGATTGTGAAGCCGAGTTAGAAAAGCTCCAAGCATGTGGAGCAGCGAACTACTTTTGCAATAACTGTAATGAACTGAAATCTAAATCTCGTGTTCGATTCGAGTTTCAACCAAGCTAG
- the xseA gene encoding exodeoxyribonuclease VII large subunit, with the protein MSSLTNQNIFTVSRLNAEVRLLLENEMGIVWLVGEISNFSAPVSGHWYLTLKDSRAQVKCAMFRGNNRRVTFKPQNGNQVLVKARLSLYEPRGDYQLIIESMQPEGDGRLQQQFEELKMKLAGEGLFAQTSKQPLPEHPKRVGVVTSKTGAALFDILDVLKRRDPSLPVVVYPTMVQGEEAAIQIAQAIGCANSRNECDVLIVGRGGGSLEDLWCFNNEILARTIAASQIPIISAVGHEVDVTIADFVADMRAPTPSAAAELVSRDNSHKEQALTTRQHKLISSMRYYLAEQKRTTTSLLHRIERHHPNYQLQRQSQQLDELEARLHRAMGQFISLRNQKIERQQHKIQLNSPIKRLAEQNASLQRLEQKLLDAMDRKLLNTRHQLAMAAEKLETVSPLATLKRGYSITQTEQGKVVTQSSQIKTGDTLVTRLSDGEVRSIVN; encoded by the coding sequence GTGTCTTCTCTGACCAATCAAAACATCTTCACCGTTTCTCGTCTTAATGCTGAAGTCCGTCTGTTACTAGAAAATGAAATGGGCATTGTTTGGTTAGTGGGAGAAATCTCTAATTTCTCTGCGCCTGTTTCTGGGCACTGGTACCTCACTCTAAAAGACTCTCGCGCCCAAGTTAAATGTGCCATGTTCCGTGGTAACAATCGTCGCGTTACTTTCAAACCGCAAAACGGCAATCAAGTCTTAGTCAAAGCACGCTTATCTCTTTATGAGCCTCGCGGCGACTATCAATTGATCATTGAAAGTATGCAGCCTGAGGGTGATGGCAGACTTCAACAGCAGTTTGAAGAGCTGAAGATGAAACTGGCGGGGGAAGGTTTATTTGCCCAAACCAGTAAACAGCCGTTACCAGAGCACCCAAAACGCGTCGGAGTTGTCACATCAAAAACGGGCGCGGCTTTGTTCGATATCCTAGATGTACTTAAGCGTCGTGATCCCTCCCTTCCTGTGGTTGTTTATCCAACCATGGTTCAGGGAGAAGAAGCCGCTATCCAAATCGCACAAGCCATTGGCTGTGCAAACAGCCGCAATGAGTGTGACGTTTTAATTGTTGGACGTGGCGGTGGCTCACTGGAAGACTTGTGGTGTTTTAACAATGAAATACTGGCGCGCACCATTGCCGCGAGCCAAATTCCGATCATCAGTGCAGTCGGTCATGAAGTCGATGTGACGATTGCCGACTTTGTTGCGGATATGCGTGCTCCTACTCCATCAGCCGCAGCCGAATTAGTTAGTCGAGATAACAGCCACAAAGAGCAAGCGCTCACCACTCGCCAGCACAAACTGATTAGCTCAATGCGCTACTACTTGGCTGAGCAAAAAAGAACGACCACTTCTTTACTTCATCGCATCGAGCGCCACCATCCTAATTATCAACTGCAGCGTCAAAGCCAACAGTTAGACGAGCTTGAGGCTAGATTGCACCGTGCTATGGGGCAATTTATCTCTCTGCGCAATCAGAAGATTGAACGTCAGCAGCACAAAATTCAGCTCAATTCTCCAATCAAACGACTAGCCGAGCAAAATGCTTCATTACAAAGACTGGAGCAAAAGCTATTGGATGCAATGGATCGAAAACTGCTCAATACTCGCCACCAACTTGCAATGGCAGCGGAAAAGCTTGAGACAGTAAGCCCACTAGCCACGCTCAAACGTGGTTATTCGATCACCCAGACCGAACAAGGTAAAGTAGTGACTCAATCCTCACAAATAAAAACAGGTGACACTTTAGTCACCCGTCTTTCTGATGGCGAAGTTCGTTCAATCGTGAACTAG
- the guaB gene encoding IMP dehydrogenase — protein sequence MLRIAKEALTFDDVLLVPAHSTVLPNTADLRTQLTKNITLNIPMISASMDTVTEARLAIALAQEGGIGFIHKNMSIEQQAEMVHQVKIYEAGVVSHPVTVSPDASIADVVALTEKHGFAGFPVVTDNNELVGIITGRDVRFVTDLSKKVEVVMTPKERLAAVKEGATREEVQEKMHEARVEKVLVVNDEFQLTGMITAKDFHKAERKPNACKDEQGRLRVGAAVGAGAGNEERVKALVEAGVDVLLIDSSHGHSEGVLNRIRETRAAYPDLDIIGGNVATGAGAKALIEAGVSAVKVGIGPGSICTTRIVTGVGVPQVTAIADAAEVAGEYGIPVIADGGIRFSGDICKAIVAGASCVMVGSMFAGTEEAPGEVILYNGRSYKAYRGMGSLGAMSQGSSDRYFQSDNAADKLVPEGIEGRIAYKGRLKEIVHQQMGGLRSSMGLTGSATVEDMRTKAEFVRISGAGMKESHVHDVQITKEAPNYRLG from the coding sequence ATGCTAAGAATTGCCAAAGAAGCGCTGACATTCGATGACGTACTACTTGTGCCAGCACACTCCACTGTTCTCCCAAACACAGCTGATCTTCGCACTCAGCTAACTAAGAACATCACCCTAAACATCCCAATGATTTCGGCGTCTATGGACACCGTTACTGAAGCGCGCCTAGCAATTGCACTAGCGCAAGAGGGTGGCATTGGCTTTATCCACAAGAACATGTCGATTGAGCAGCAAGCAGAAATGGTTCATCAGGTTAAGATTTACGAAGCAGGTGTGGTTTCTCACCCTGTGACAGTTAGTCCAGATGCATCAATTGCTGATGTGGTTGCTCTTACTGAAAAGCATGGTTTTGCAGGTTTCCCTGTAGTGACGGATAACAACGAATTGGTTGGTATCATCACTGGTCGTGACGTTCGTTTCGTAACGGACCTTTCTAAGAAAGTAGAAGTTGTGATGACGCCTAAAGAGCGTCTAGCGGCTGTTAAAGAAGGTGCAACTCGTGAAGAAGTTCAAGAGAAAATGCACGAAGCGCGCGTAGAGAAAGTACTGGTTGTGAACGATGAGTTCCAATTAACCGGTATGATCACCGCAAAAGACTTCCATAAAGCAGAGCGTAAACCAAACGCATGTAAAGACGAGCAAGGTCGCCTACGTGTGGGTGCAGCTGTTGGTGCAGGCGCGGGTAACGAAGAGCGCGTAAAAGCTCTAGTCGAAGCTGGCGTAGACGTTCTACTTATCGACTCTTCACATGGTCACTCTGAAGGTGTTCTAAACCGTATTCGCGAAACTCGCGCGGCATACCCAGATCTAGACATCATTGGCGGTAACGTAGCAACAGGTGCAGGCGCGAAGGCTCTAATTGAAGCTGGCGTAAGCGCAGTAAAAGTGGGTATTGGCCCTGGTTCTATCTGTACAACTCGTATCGTTACTGGTGTTGGTGTACCTCAAGTTACTGCTATTGCAGATGCAGCAGAAGTTGCTGGCGAGTACGGCATTCCTGTTATCGCTGACGGCGGTATTCGTTTCTCAGGTGATATCTGTAAAGCAATCGTTGCTGGCGCATCTTGTGTGATGGTTGGTTCAATGTTCGCGGGTACTGAAGAAGCTCCGGGTGAAGTGATTCTATACAACGGTCGTTCATACAAAGCTTACCGTGGTATGGGTTCACTAGGTGCTATGTCTCAAGGCTCTTCTGACCGTTACTTCCAGTCAGATAACGCAGCAGACAAGCTAGTACCAGAAGGTATCGAAGGTCGTATCGCATACAAAGGCCGCCTAAAAGAGATCGTTCACCAACAGATGGGTGGTCTACGTTCAAGCATGGGTCTTACAGGCAGTGCAACGGTTGAAGATATGCGTACTAAAGCTGAATTCGTACGTATTTCAGGCGCTGGCATGAAAGAGTCTCATGTACACGACGTTCAGATCACGAAGGAAGCACCAAACTACCGTTTAGGTTAA